Within the Streptomyces sp. NBC_00554 genome, the region TACGGTCGACCCGACGATCGGCAGGCTCGCGTACGCTCTCACTCAACCAGGGACACCAGGAGGCAGCCGGCTTCCCGGACACTCAAAATTGACGTGTTCCGTTCATGATTAATTCATCGGGGGTTCATTTCCTCCCTCGAATCTCCCGATCATGACATCTCGAAGAACCTCGCTGAGGCTGGCCCTGTCCACGGGAATCGCCGCCTTGATGCTGATCATCGCCGGCACTCTGTCACCCGCCTCGGCGGCGACGGGCACCTGGATGTACATGAACGACTTGGGGCAGCCCTGCCTCACCTCGTCGACCGCAAGCAGCAACATCTGGGTGCAGTACAGCTGTTCGGGTAATGGCGCTACGACCTGGCACTGGGGCTCGGAGACGAACTCCTGGCAGGGGCACACGATGCGCCGACTGGTCAGCAACGCCAGCGGCGACTGCCTCACGACGGACTACGGGGCTGAAACGAACGACGTTTACGGGGCCCCCTGTGGAGGCGGCCGCACCGGACAGTTCTGGACCGCCGACGACGACCAGATCCAGAACCAGAACACGAACTACCTCCGCACCTCCGACAGCGGCGACGGCGTCTTCACCAGCCCGAAAAGCGTGATCGCCGACTACGGCATCAACGAGACCCGGTTCGTCTGGTGGGGTTTCCTCCTCTGACAAGTCCGGCTCCACCGACGGCCCGCGACCGCCGACGGCCTACGGCACCGTCCTCGCGGGCACGCAAGCCCGGCCACGCTGTGAACGCGCCGCCCGATCGCACCGGCAGAGCACGGATCGTAAGGCTGTGAGGGGGGTGGGTGCCGAGCACCCGGAGTTCTGGGATCCACCAGGTCCGGGCGCTCGGCACCCACCTCCCTTTTGGCCGCCGCACCCCTCTCTCGACACGGCCGCCGACGAGCCTCGGTCCGGATGAGGCGGACGCATCGCCGATGAACCGCAAGACGGAGCCCAGGGCCTGACCCGTAGCTCGTGGTCACGGGCAAGCAGGGGCCGGTCGGCCTGGGAGGAGTGCTCGGAGCGCGGCTCTCACGCGTCCGGGTCTGCGCCGACGATGTCATCGCCGAAGGCGGCAGTGAGCGCCTTCGCGATCAGGTCGGGCAGTTCGGTCCGGCCGTCGTCCTCGGCCCAGCGCACCAGTGCCGTGTGCATCGCGGCCAGGCAGGCGCTGGCAGCCGCCTGGGCTCGGAAAGCCGTGTCGGGATCGGTGCCGTCGTCCCCGAGGGCGTCGACAATCGCCTGCTGAAGGGCGTAGTTGTTGTCCAGGTGCCTGGCCCGCAAGGCCGGCGTCGAGATCATGAGCCGGAGGCGGGCCAACAGGAACTGCTTGTTCGCCGTCAGGTCGTCTCCGTTACCGCCGCTGGTCAGCGTCGTGGCCGCGTCGATGAGCGCGCCGCTGATGCGGCGGACCAAGG harbors:
- a CDS encoding RICIN domain-containing protein — translated: MTSRRTSLRLALSTGIAALMLIIAGTLSPASAATGTWMYMNDLGQPCLTSSTASSNIWVQYSCSGNGATTWHWGSETNSWQGHTMRRLVSNASGDCLTTDYGAETNDVYGAPCGGGRTGQFWTADDDQIQNQNTNYLRTSDSGDGVFTSPKSVIADYGINETRFVWWGFLL
- a CDS encoding TetR/AcrR family transcriptional regulator, which translates into the protein MPEQHSTLRAQRRADTQRMIQAHAVRLFIERGYDATTVTDVAEAAGVSPMTVYRHFPTKEDLVLVDQNGRLVAERIAASSSAQPLVRRISGALIDAATTLTSGGNGDDLTANKQFLLARLRLMISTPALRARHLDNNYALQQAIVDALGDDGTDPDTAFRAQAAASACLAAMHTALVRWAEDDGRTELPDLIAKALTAAFGDDIVGADPDA